A single Paracoccus pantotrophus DNA region contains:
- the glgB gene encoding 1,4-alpha-glucan branching protein GlgB, with amino-acid sequence MAQIDPNEVADPAVLARIAEGRFDDPFAVLGPHPRGGLRHVTAFDPGAQELAAMVGGKAHPLAPVEGCPGLFHGKVPGAEPYLLRGRRDGEEWLVEDAYRFGPVLGELDEYLLGEGRHRRLWQALGAHVIEHQGTAGTHFAVWAPNARRVSLIGDFNAWDGRRHVMRRRGATGVWEIFMPGLGEGTAYKYEILGAYGGLAQKADPVGFGAQHPPATASVVRDIAGYGWSDQGWMGTRAAAQRIDRPISIYEVHLGSWRRKDGGRPISYREAAVELVDYARDMGFTHIELLPISEYPFDGSWGYQPVGLFAPTIRFGPPHEFRDLVNAAHKAGLGVILDWVPGHFPTDPHGLVQFDGTALYEHADPREGFHQDWNTLIYNYGRSEVMNYLTSNALYWLREYHLDGLRVDAVASMLYRDYSRAEGQWIPNKDGGRENYEAIAMLQEMNRLTYGEEPGIMTVAEESTSYPKVSRPVHEGGLGFGFKWSMGWMNDTLDYIRREPIHRKHHHHQMTFGLHYAFSENFILPISHDEVVHGKGSMLAKMPGSEWEKFANLRAYYGFMWGHPGKKLLFMGQEFAQGSEWNHDAEIDWACIGNPLHYGMQLLVRDLNAIYRATPALYAKDCDGAGFQWIEANDAAHSIYAWIRRGGPGDAAVVVVCNFTPVERSGWRMGFPQPGLWREVLNTDAEVYGGAGRGNLGRVTALPGESHGQPAHADLVLPPLSTLIFIKDDRTTS; translated from the coding sequence ATGGCGCAGATCGACCCCAATGAAGTCGCCGACCCCGCGGTGCTGGCCCGCATCGCCGAGGGGCGCTTCGACGATCCCTTCGCGGTCCTTGGTCCGCATCCGCGGGGGGGCTTGCGCCATGTCACCGCCTTCGATCCCGGCGCTCAGGAACTGGCGGCCATGGTCGGCGGCAAGGCGCATCCGCTGGCGCCGGTCGAGGGCTGTCCGGGCCTGTTCCACGGCAAGGTGCCGGGCGCGGAACCCTATCTCTTGCGCGGGCGCCGCGACGGCGAGGAATGGCTGGTCGAGGATGCCTATCGCTTCGGCCCGGTCTTGGGCGAGCTTGACGAATACCTGCTGGGCGAAGGCCGGCACCGGCGGCTCTGGCAGGCGCTCGGCGCGCATGTGATCGAGCATCAGGGCACGGCCGGCACGCATTTCGCGGTCTGGGCGCCCAATGCCCGCCGTGTCTCGCTGATCGGGGATTTCAACGCCTGGGACGGGCGGCGCCATGTCATGCGCCGCCGCGGCGCGACCGGCGTATGGGAGATCTTCATGCCCGGCCTGGGCGAGGGCACCGCCTATAAATACGAGATCCTCGGCGCCTATGGCGGGCTGGCGCAAAAGGCCGACCCAGTCGGCTTCGGCGCCCAGCACCCGCCGGCCACCGCCTCGGTGGTGCGCGACATCGCGGGCTATGGCTGGTCGGACCAGGGCTGGATGGGCACGCGGGCCGCGGCGCAGCGCATCGACCGCCCGATCTCGATCTACGAGGTGCATCTGGGCAGCTGGCGCAGGAAGGACGGCGGCCGGCCGATCTCATACCGCGAGGCGGCGGTGGAGCTGGTCGATTACGCCCGCGACATGGGCTTCACCCATATCGAGCTCTTGCCGATCAGCGAATACCCCTTTGACGGCTCATGGGGCTACCAGCCGGTCGGGCTGTTCGCGCCGACCATCCGCTTCGGCCCGCCGCACGAGTTCCGCGACCTGGTGAACGCTGCGCACAAGGCGGGGCTGGGGGTGATCCTCGACTGGGTGCCCGGCCATTTCCCGACCGATCCGCACGGGCTGGTGCAGTTCGACGGCACCGCGCTTTACGAGCATGCCGACCCGCGCGAGGGCTTTCACCAGGACTGGAACACGCTGATCTACAATTACGGCCGCAGCGAGGTGATGAACTACCTGACCTCGAACGCGCTTTATTGGCTTCGGGAGTACCACCTCGACGGGCTGCGGGTGGATGCGGTGGCCTCGATGCTCTATCGCGACTATTCCCGTGCCGAGGGGCAATGGATCCCCAACAAGGACGGCGGGCGCGAGAATTACGAAGCCATCGCCATGCTGCAGGAGATGAACCGCCTGACCTATGGCGAGGAACCGGGCATCATGACCGTGGCCGAGGAATCGACCAGCTACCCCAAGGTCTCGCGGCCGGTGCATGAAGGCGGCCTGGGCTTCGGCTTCAAGTGGAGCATGGGCTGGATGAACGACACGCTGGATTATATCCGGCGCGAGCCGATCCATCGCAAGCACCATCACCACCAGATGACCTTCGGCCTGCATTACGCCTTTTCCGAGAATTTCATCCTGCCGATCAGCCATGACGAGGTGGTGCACGGCAAGGGCTCGATGCTGGCCAAGATGCCCGGCAGCGAATGGGAGAAATTCGCCAACCTGCGCGCCTATTACGGCTTCATGTGGGGCCATCCGGGCAAGAAGCTGCTGTTCATGGGCCAGGAATTCGCCCAAGGCTCGGAATGGAACCACGATGCCGAGATCGACTGGGCCTGCATCGGCAACCCGCTGCATTACGGCATGCAATTGCTGGTGCGCGACCTGAACGCCATCTATCGCGCGACCCCCGCGCTTTACGCGAAGGATTGCGACGGCGCCGGCTTCCAGTGGATCGAGGCCAATGACGCCGCGCATTCCATCTATGCCTGGATCCGGCGCGGTGGTCCGGGCGATGCCGCGGTGGTGGTGGTCTGCAACTTCACCCCGGTCGAGCGCAGCGGCTGGCGCATGGGCTTTCCGCAGCCGGGCCTGTGGCGCGAGGTGCTGAACACCGATGCCGAGGTCTATGGCGGGGCCGGGCGCGGCAATCTGGGCCGCGTCACCGCCCTGCCGGGCGAAAGCCACGGCCAGCCCGCCCATGCCGACCTGGTGCTGCCGCCGCTTTCGACGCTGATTTTCATCAAGGACGACAGGACGACATCATAG
- the glgC gene encoding glucose-1-phosphate adenylyltransferase, which produces MAPREERLSRRSMAFILAGGRGSRLRELTDKRVKPAVYFGGKSRIIDFALSNALNSGIRKMALATQYKAHSLIRHVQRGWNFFRAERNEFLDILPASQRYDESMWYRGTADAVAQNIDIIDSYGVDYVLILAGDHIYKMDYELMIRHHVEAGADVTIGCLTVPRAEASAFGVMAVDGKDVITSFLEKPADPPGTPDDPEVTLASMGIYVFRWDFLRDLLIRDMQDDNSSHDFGNDLIPQIVRNGKAQAHRFADSCVRSDGDPVYWRDVGTVDAFWRANIDLTDFNPDLNLWDRDWPIWTYSELVPPAKFIHDEPDRRGSAVSSLISGGCIISGSEIRESLLFTQVHTNSYSSLERAVVLPYANVARHARLTNVVIDRAVRIPEGLVVGEDPDEDAKWFRVSEGGVTLITQDMLDRREASL; this is translated from the coding sequence ATGGCACCGCGTGAGGAAAGGCTTTCCAGACGATCCATGGCCTTCATTCTGGCCGGCGGCCGCGGCTCGCGCCTGCGCGAACTGACCGACAAGCGCGTGAAGCCCGCGGTCTATTTCGGCGGCAAGTCGCGGATCATCGATTTCGCGCTGTCGAACGCGCTGAACTCGGGCATCCGCAAGATGGCGCTGGCTACGCAATACAAGGCCCACAGCCTGATCCGCCATGTCCAGCGCGGCTGGAACTTCTTTCGCGCCGAGCGCAACGAGTTCCTCGACATCCTGCCCGCGTCCCAGCGTTACGACGAATCGATGTGGTATCGCGGCACGGCCGATGCGGTGGCGCAGAACATTGACATCATCGACAGCTACGGCGTCGATTACGTGCTGATCCTGGCCGGCGATCATATCTACAAGATGGATTACGAACTGATGATCCGCCACCATGTCGAGGCGGGTGCGGACGTGACCATCGGCTGCCTGACCGTGCCGCGGGCCGAGGCCTCGGCCTTCGGCGTCATGGCGGTGGACGGCAAGGACGTCATCACCAGCTTCCTGGAAAAGCCCGCCGATCCGCCCGGCACGCCGGATGATCCCGAGGTGACGCTGGCCTCGATGGGCATCTATGTGTTCCGCTGGGACTTCCTGCGCGACCTCTTGATCCGCGACATGCAGGACGACAATTCCAGCCATGATTTCGGCAACGACCTGATCCCGCAGATCGTCAGGAACGGCAAGGCGCAGGCGCATCGCTTCGCCGACAGCTGCGTGCGCTCGGACGGCGATCCGGTCTATTGGCGCGACGTGGGCACGGTCGACGCCTTCTGGCGGGCGAATATCGACCTGACCGACTTCAACCCCGACCTGAACCTCTGGGACCGCGACTGGCCGATCTGGACCTATTCCGAGCTGGTGCCGCCCGCCAAGTTCATCCATGACGAGCCCGACCGCCGCGGCAGCGCCGTCAGCTCGCTGATCTCGGGCGGCTGCATCATCTCGGGCAGCGAGATCCGCGAGTCGCTGTTGTTCACCCAGGTCCATACCAATTCCTATTCCAGCCTGGAGCGCGCGGTGGTGTTGCCCTATGCCAATGTCGCCCGACACGCGCGTTTGACCAATGTGGTCATTGACCGCGCCGTCAGAATCCCCGAAGGGCTGGTCGTCGGCGAAGACCCCGACGAGGACGCGAAATGGTTCCGCGTCTCGGAAGGCGGCGTCACGCTGATCACGCAGGACATGCTGGATCGAAGGGAAGCGTCTTTATGA
- the glgA gene encoding glycogen synthase GlgA has protein sequence MRVLSVASECVPLVKTGGLADVAGALPAALAGHGVGMRVLLPGYPAVLGAAAKAPAVREIPELFGGPARIRRGALGDAVLYILDAPHLFDRQGGIYLGPDGRDWPDNPQRFAALCKAAALIAAEGIEDWRPQVLHLHDWQAGLTPVYLRQAGVRDVRTLLTIHNIAFQGLAPAHMLSALQLPAHLFNPRGFEYWGRISALKAGIVFADKVSTVSPTYAEELMTPEFGMGMEGVLADRAGDFTGILNGIDLDAWTPPYAAPEGKAPHRAALRKEFGLPEAEGPLCVVVSRLTGQKGLDLLIEALPALLENGGQLAVLGSGDPGLEAAFSQAAARHPGVALRLGYDEPLSRRMIAGGDAILVPSRFEPCGLTQLYGLRFGTLPLVALTGGLADTVINASAAGLAAGVATGVQFHPVDARALSRALSRLCALWRQPAVWRRMTENAMAHPVGWDASARAYAELFGAMAA, from the coding sequence ATGAGGGTTCTGTCCGTCGCCTCGGAATGCGTGCCGCTGGTCAAGACCGGCGGGCTGGCCGATGTGGCCGGGGCGCTGCCGGCGGCGCTGGCCGGGCACGGGGTCGGGATGCGGGTGTTGCTGCCCGGCTATCCGGCGGTGCTGGGGGCCGCGGCCAAGGCGCCGGCCGTGCGCGAGATCCCGGAGCTGTTCGGCGGCCCGGCCCGCATCCGGCGCGGCGCACTGGGGGATGCGGTGCTTTACATCCTGGACGCGCCGCATCTTTTCGACCGGCAGGGCGGCATCTATCTGGGGCCGGACGGCCGCGACTGGCCCGACAATCCGCAGCGTTTCGCCGCGCTTTGCAAGGCCGCCGCGCTGATCGCCGCCGAGGGGATCGAGGACTGGCGCCCGCAGGTGCTGCACCTGCACGACTGGCAGGCCGGCCTGACCCCGGTCTATCTGCGCCAGGCCGGGGTGCGGGACGTGCGAACGCTGCTGACCATCCACAACATTGCCTTCCAGGGCCTGGCGCCGGCGCATATGCTCTCGGCGCTGCAACTGCCGGCGCATCTCTTCAACCCGCGCGGCTTCGAATATTGGGGCCGGATCTCGGCGCTGAAGGCGGGAATCGTCTTTGCCGACAAGGTCTCGACCGTCAGCCCGACCTATGCCGAAGAGCTGATGACCCCGGAATTCGGCATGGGGATGGAGGGGGTGCTGGCCGACCGCGCCGGCGATTTCACCGGCATCCTGAACGGCATCGACCTGGATGCCTGGACGCCGCCCTATGCCGCGCCCGAGGGCAAGGCGCCGCATCGCGCCGCGCTGCGCAAGGAATTCGGCCTGCCCGAGGCCGAAGGGCCGCTTTGCGTCGTCGTTTCGCGCCTGACCGGGCAGAAGGGGCTGGACCTCTTGATCGAGGCGCTGCCGGCGCTGCTGGAGAACGGCGGCCAGCTTGCGGTGCTGGGATCGGGCGATCCTGGGCTGGAAGCGGCCTTTTCCCAGGCTGCCGCCCGCCACCCCGGCGTCGCGCTGCGGCTGGGCTATGACGAGCCGCTGTCGCGCCGCATGATCGCCGGCGGCGACGCCATCCTGGTGCCCTCGCGCTTCGAGCCCTGCGGGCTGACGCAGCTTTACGGGCTGCGCTTCGGCACCCTGCCGCTGGTGGCGCTGACCGGCGGGCTGGCCGATACCGTCATCAACGCCTCGGCGGCGGGGCTGGCTGCGGGCGTGGCGACCGGGGTGCAATTCCACCCGGTCGATGCCCGGGCGCTGTCCCGGGCGCTGTCGCGGCTCTGCGCGCTCTGGCGCCAGCCTGCCGTGTGGCGACGGATGACGGAAAACGCCATGGCGCATCCGGTCGGCTGGGACGCCTCGGCCCGCGCCTATGCCGAGCTGTTCGGGGCGATGGCCGCCTGA
- a CDS encoding glycogen/starch/alpha-glucan phosphorylase produces MARDDMPQSDFRDAILWHLTYTLGKDPDHAQLFDWRLALSHAVRDRIVDRWMASTRATYRADAKRVYYLSMEFLIGRLLQDNIVNLQLADEAQEAVESFGLDWRGVLLDEPDAALGNGGLGRLAACFMESLATLGCPAYGYGIRYEHGLFRQSFAEGRQMESPEDWLEQPFVWQFERPEARFVLGLGGRVATRDGRAVWEPESFVQSEAYDIPVIGWRGAWANTLRLWAGRAVDPFDLARFNAGDFAAAAEAEALARTISRVLYPEDSTEKGKRLRLTQEYFFSAASIRDILRRFEAEHADLRLLPQKVAIQLNDTHPAIAGPELLRILHDERGLPFDEALAITRACVNYTNHTLLPEALESWGEGLFGDLLPRHLQIIDRIDAEDARAHPDRRNTARGDGKVRMGELSFILSNRVNGVSALHTGLMKTTVFADQHRIWPDRIVNQTNGVTPRRWLLGCNPRLARLITRTIGDGWVGDLEQLQALEPHVADAGWLEEFAAVKAANKADLSGWIARDHGVMLDPQALFDVQIKRIHEYKRQHLNILEAIALWQEMRENPSADWTARVKIFGGKAAPGYFFAKDIIRLINDVAAVINADAATKEKLQILYLPNYNVTLAERLIPAADLSEQISTAGKEASGTGNMKFALNGAPTIGTLDGANVEIRELVGPENFFLFGLTAEEAEARRAVPDHAACAVAADPRLKRAVEAIRSGAFSPGEPDRYANIVENLTGADYFLVASDFADYWRAQREVDFAYANRAEWTRMAALNVARSGWFSSDRTIRGYMQDIWNVKSLLGQE; encoded by the coding sequence ATGGCCAGGGACGACATGCCCCAAAGCGATTTCCGCGACGCGATCCTGTGGCACCTGACCTATACGCTGGGCAAGGATCCCGACCACGCGCAGCTTTTCGACTGGCGGCTGGCGCTGAGCCATGCGGTGCGCGACCGCATCGTGGATCGCTGGATGGCATCGACCCGCGCCACCTATCGCGCCGATGCCAAGCGGGTCTATTACCTGTCGATGGAATTCCTGATCGGCCGGCTGCTTCAGGACAATATCGTCAACCTGCAACTGGCCGACGAGGCACAGGAGGCGGTGGAAAGCTTCGGCCTCGACTGGCGCGGCGTGCTGCTGGACGAGCCCGACGCGGCATTGGGCAATGGCGGCCTGGGCCGGCTGGCGGCCTGTTTCATGGAATCGCTCGCCACGCTGGGTTGCCCGGCCTATGGCTATGGCATCCGCTACGAGCACGGGCTGTTTCGCCAGAGCTTTGCCGAAGGGCGGCAGATGGAATCGCCCGAGGACTGGCTGGAACAGCCCTTCGTCTGGCAGTTCGAACGCCCCGAGGCGCGTTTTGTCCTGGGTCTCGGCGGCCGGGTCGCGACCCGCGACGGCCGCGCGGTCTGGGAACCCGAAAGCTTCGTGCAATCCGAAGCCTATGACATCCCGGTCATCGGCTGGCGCGGCGCCTGGGCCAATACGCTGCGGCTCTGGGCCGGACGGGCGGTCGATCCCTTCGACCTGGCCCGCTTCAATGCCGGCGATTTCGCCGCTGCGGCCGAGGCCGAGGCGCTGGCGCGCACCATCTCGCGCGTGCTTTATCCCGAGGATTCGACCGAAAAGGGCAAGCGGCTGCGGCTGACGCAGGAATATTTCTTCTCGGCCGCCTCGATTCGCGACATCCTGCGCCGCTTCGAGGCCGAGCATGCCGACCTGCGCCTGTTGCCGCAGAAGGTGGCGATCCAGCTGAACGATACCCATCCCGCCATCGCCGGGCCGGAGCTGCTGCGCATCCTGCATGACGAACGCGGCCTGCCCTTCGACGAGGCGCTGGCGATCACCAGGGCTTGCGTGAACTACACCAACCACACGCTCTTGCCCGAGGCGCTGGAAAGCTGGGGCGAGGGGCTTTTCGGCGACCTGCTGCCGCGGCATCTGCAGATCATCGACCGCATCGACGCCGAGGATGCCCGCGCACATCCCGACCGCCGCAACACCGCGCGCGGCGACGGCAAGGTGCGAATGGGCGAGCTGTCCTTCATCCTGTCGAACCGCGTGAACGGCGTCTCGGCGCTGCATACCGGGCTGATGAAGACCACGGTCTTTGCCGACCAGCACCGCATCTGGCCCGACCGCATCGTGAACCAGACCAACGGCGTCACGCCGCGGCGCTGGCTTTTGGGCTGCAACCCGCGCCTGGCGCGGCTGATCACCCGGACCATCGGCGACGGTTGGGTGGGCGATCTGGAGCAGTTGCAGGCGCTGGAGCCCCATGTCGCCGATGCCGGCTGGCTGGAGGAATTCGCCGCCGTGAAGGCCGCCAACAAGGCCGATCTGAGCGGCTGGATCGCCCGCGACCATGGCGTGATGCTGGATCCGCAGGCGCTGTTCGACGTGCAGATCAAGCGCATCCACGAATACAAGCGCCAGCACCTGAACATCCTGGAAGCCATCGCCCTGTGGCAGGAGATGCGCGAGAACCCGTCCGCGGACTGGACGGCGCGGGTCAAGATCTTTGGCGGCAAGGCGGCGCCGGGCTATTTCTTTGCCAAGGACATCATCCGGCTGATCAACGACGTCGCTGCCGTCATCAATGCCGACGCGGCCACGAAGGAGAAGCTGCAGATCCTCTATCTGCCCAACTACAACGTGACGCTGGCCGAGCGGCTGATCCCGGCCGCCGACCTGTCCGAGCAGATCTCGACGGCCGGCAAGGAGGCGTCGGGCACCGGCAACATGAAATTCGCGCTGAACGGCGCGCCGACCATCGGCACGCTGGACGGCGCCAATGTCGAGATCCGCGAACTGGTGGGGCCCGAGAACTTCTTCCTGTTCGGCCTGACCGCCGAGGAGGCCGAGGCCCGCCGCGCCGTCCCCGACCATGCCGCCTGCGCGGTCGCCGCCGATCCGCGCCTCAAGCGCGCCGTCGAGGCGATCCGCAGCGGTGCCTTCAGCCCCGGCGAGCCGGACCGCTATGCCAATATCGTCGAGAACCTGACGGGGGCGGATTACTTCCTGGTCGCCTCGGATTTCGCCGATTACTGGCGGGCGCAGCGCGAGGTGGATTTTGCCTATGCCAACCGCGCGGAATGGACGCGCATGGCGGCGCTGAACGTGGCGCGCTCGGGCTGGTTCTCGTCGGATCGCACCATCCGCGGCTATATGCAGGACATCTGGAACGTGAAAAGCCTGCTCGGGCAGGAGTGA
- a CDS encoding L-aspartate oxidase yields the protein MREVSTGRVVIVGAGLGALYAALKLAPRPVLMISPEVLGQGASSAWAQGGVAAAMDPADSTEAHARDTLRAGAGTVDPAIAALVTEEARAHILDLTRLGTPFDRKPDGGYVLSREAAHSFARVVRVRGDQAGAEIMRALVACLREAPSVQVLEGVMATGLRVEDGRVAGVEVALSGPQGSAPLLIRAPAVLLAGGGSGGLYALTTNPPRIRGQVIGMAARAGAEIADAEFVQFHPTAIDCGEDPAPLATEALRGEGAHLVNRLGERFMPAVHPDAELAPRDVVARAIYAQSQAGLRPMLDTRACLGDRILTEFPAVAGACARAGIDPTREPIPVAAAAHYHMGGVAVDSDGRASLDRLWVCGEASSTGLHGANRLASNGLLEALVYARRCALSIAARLGPVQDAPEIVLPDLPPGPVPDPALVARLRRAMTEGAGVLRDAGGLTRCLREIAAIEAAQPDCPALLNITATATLIAAAALMRQESRGAHCRTDFPQTLPEGRRSRLTLSQALALRASLEPETT from the coding sequence GTGCGCGAGGTTTCGACCGGCCGCGTCGTCATTGTGGGCGCCGGCCTGGGTGCGCTTTACGCGGCGCTGAAACTGGCGCCGCGCCCGGTGCTGATGATCTCGCCCGAGGTGCTGGGCCAGGGCGCAAGCTCGGCCTGGGCGCAGGGCGGGGTGGCGGCGGCCATGGACCCGGCCGACAGCACCGAAGCCCATGCCCGCGACACGCTCCGCGCCGGCGCCGGCACCGTCGATCCCGCCATCGCGGCGCTGGTCACGGAGGAGGCGCGGGCGCATATCCTGGACCTGACCCGGCTCGGCACCCCTTTCGACCGCAAGCCGGATGGCGGCTATGTGCTGTCGCGCGAGGCGGCGCACAGCTTCGCCCGCGTCGTGCGGGTGCGCGGTGACCAGGCCGGGGCCGAGATCATGCGCGCGCTGGTCGCCTGCCTGCGCGAGGCCCCCTCGGTGCAGGTGCTGGAGGGGGTGATGGCCACCGGGCTGCGGGTCGAGGACGGCAGGGTCGCGGGGGTCGAGGTGGCGCTTTCCGGCCCGCAGGGCTCGGCGCCGCTGCTGATCCGGGCGCCGGCGGTGCTGCTGGCCGGCGGCGGCTCGGGCGGGCTTTACGCGCTGACCACCAATCCGCCGCGCATCCGCGGCCAGGTGATCGGCATGGCGGCGCGGGCCGGGGCCGAGATCGCCGATGCGGAATTCGTGCAGTTCCATCCCACCGCCATCGATTGCGGCGAGGATCCGGCGCCGCTGGCCACCGAGGCGCTGCGCGGCGAGGGCGCACATCTGGTCAACCGCCTGGGCGAACGCTTCATGCCGGCGGTGCATCCCGATGCCGAATTGGCGCCGCGCGACGTGGTGGCGCGCGCCATCTATGCACAAAGCCAGGCCGGGCTGCGACCGATGCTGGATACCCGCGCCTGCCTGGGCGACCGCATTCTGACCGAGTTTCCGGCCGTGGCGGGGGCCTGTGCGCGGGCCGGGATCGACCCGACGCGCGAGCCGATCCCGGTGGCGGCGGCAGCGCATTACCACATGGGCGGCGTGGCGGTGGACAGCGACGGCCGCGCCAGCCTCGACCGGCTCTGGGTCTGTGGCGAGGCGAGCTCGACCGGGCTGCATGGCGCCAACCGGCTGGCCTCGAACGGGCTTCTGGAGGCGCTGGTCTATGCCCGCCGCTGCGCGCTGTCCATCGCGGCGCGGCTGGGGCCGGTGCAGGACGCGCCCGAAATCGTGCTGCCCGACCTGCCGCCCGGCCCGGTGCCCGATCCGGCGCTGGTCGCCCGCCTGCGCCGCGCCATGACCGAGGGGGCGGGCGTCTTGCGCGATGCCGGGGGCCTGACCCGCTGCCTGCGCGAGATCGCCGCCATCGAGGCGGCGCAGCCCGATTGCCCGGCGCTGCTGAACATTACCGCCACCGCCACGCTGATCGCCGCCGCGGCGCTGATGCGGCAGGAAAGCCGCGGCGCGCATTGCCGCACCGATTTCCCGCAGACCCTGCCCGAGGGCCGCCGCTCGCGCCTGACGCTTTCGCAGGCGCTGGCCCTGCGCGCCTCGCTTGAACCGGAGACGACATGA
- the nadC gene encoding carboxylating nicotinate-nucleotide diphosphorylase encodes MTEMPPLPEMIMEPLVRAALTEDLGTYGDITTRTVIPAGTRYRARIVAREAGVASGMQLAAIAFRLIDPALDCRLHHADGSRFQPGDTLAEIEGEAASILSAERVALNFAGRLSGIATQTAAFVAETAGTKARITCTRKTTPGLRLVEKQAVLHGGGFNHRFSLSDAILIKDNHIAAAGGIRPVLQAVKARASHMMRVEIEVDRLDQLAEVLEEGGADVVLLDNMETAALREAVAMAQGRVVLEASGNMRLARVAEVAATGVDYISVGALTHSARTLDLGLDF; translated from the coding sequence ATGACCGAGATGCCACCGCTGCCCGAGATGATCATGGAACCGCTGGTCCGGGCCGCGCTGACCGAGGATCTGGGCACCTATGGCGACATCACCACCCGCACGGTGATCCCGGCCGGCACCCGCTACCGGGCGCGGATCGTGGCGCGCGAGGCGGGCGTGGCCTCTGGCATGCAACTGGCGGCCATCGCCTTTCGGCTGATCGACCCCGCGCTGGACTGTCGGTTGCACCATGCCGATGGCAGCCGTTTCCAGCCCGGCGACACGCTGGCCGAGATCGAGGGCGAGGCGGCCTCGATCCTCTCGGCCGAGCGGGTGGCGCTGAACTTTGCCGGCCGGCTGTCCGGCATCGCCACCCAGACGGCGGCATTCGTGGCCGAGACGGCGGGGACGAAGGCGCGCATCACCTGCACCCGCAAGACCACCCCCGGCCTGCGGCTGGTCGAGAAGCAGGCGGTGCTGCATGGCGGCGGCTTCAACCATCGCTTCAGCCTGTCGGACGCGATCCTGATCAAGGACAACCACATCGCCGCGGCGGGCGGCATCCGGCCGGTGCTGCAAGCCGTCAAGGCCCGCGCCTCGCATATGATGCGGGTCGAGATCGAGGTGGACCGGCTCGACCAGCTTGCAGAGGTGCTGGAGGAGGGCGGCGCCGATGTCGTGCTGCTGGACAACATGGAAACGGCCGCGCTGCGCGAGGCGGTGGCCATGGCCCAGGGCCGGGTGGTGCTGGAAGCCTCGGGCAACATGCGGCTGGCTCGCGTGGCCGAGGTGGCGGCGACGGGGGTGGATTACATCTCGGTCGGCGCGCTGACCCATTCGGCGCGCACCCTGGACCTGGGCCTGGATTTCTGA